Within the Pseudonocardia alni genome, the region TCGACGTCGTCTGTGCGGTGATCGCCGTCGCGGCCCTCGTCGTGTGGGTCGGCTTCGACGCGGCTCCCACCGCGGTGATCGTCGCCGTCGGAGCCGATGCGGCAGCGGCGCTGCCCACCATCCGGAAAGCCTGGCATGACCCCGACTCGGAGAACCTGCTGTTCTACGTGATGGTCGGACTCGGAGCCACGATCACGCTTCTGACTCTGGACAGCGGGGCCCCGTCCGGCTGGGCCTTCGCGGTCTACATGCTGTCGCTGAGCCTGTTGCTCGTCGGGATCGTCTTCACGAGGCGACGCTCCGCACTTGTCCGTGCCAACCATCGGCCCTAGCGCCATCGACATGCCCGTGCCGAATGCGTGGTGAAGTTCGGCGACGCAGCCGACCGGAATCGCTATCTGCCCAGGTCGGTGTGGTGGCGGTGTCGGCACCCCGGCTCCCCCTTAGAAAGGTCCCGGTGTCGCTTCGAGTCCGACCGGGGGCACCCCGCTTCCATCTCCCGACTACCCCTCTGACCAGCGCTGACGCCTGACGGAACCGAGACGATGTCGTCCGGTCGTAGCCGGTCCTGACCGGTGCGGCGGTACCGCCCGGGTTCGAAGTCCAGCCGCGATCACGGGTGCACGATCCGCGGATCCGGAGCCGCAGGCTCTCGGAGCGAACCGGCTGCTCGGCCTTCTGCTGTGCGAGGAGAAGCAACGGCGAGCATCGCGACCCGTGAACCGCCCCACCATGTTGCGGAGGAGCGCAACACGCTGTCCGTGCTTGCGGTCGCCAGGGGCACACGCACGATCCCGGGCGGCGGTGGTGCTGTCGTCCAGATCGGGCAGACCCGCGGACAGCCACCCGACAAGGAGACCCGACGAGCGATCCCGTCGCCTCCCACGCCCTCGACCACACGTTCACCGCCACGCTCGAGAAGAGCGATGCGCCGGGCGGGTGGGTCTACCTGCGCACCGACTGGTCGGCCGAGTTCTTCGCCACCCGCGGCCCGGTCAAGGTCCGGGCACGATCGACGGCCACCCGTTCCAGAGCTCCGTCATGGCGCTCGGCGACGGGACGCACAAGCTGCCCGTGACCGCGGCGGTGCGGACGATGATCGGCAAGCAGGCCGGGGACGCCGTCACCGTCCACCTCGACGAGCGTCCGGGCCGTCGGTGACCTCCGTACGCGCCACCGTCGGAGCCGTACTGGCCGCGATCCACCCCGGGGACCGGCTCGTGACGCTCGTCGTCACCCGGATCGTCGCGATCGGCTCCTGAGCAACCGGCAGGGTCACGGGCTCTGCGCGGGCTCGTCGATGCCTGCACTCGCGACGGTCCGGGACCGGCCGGCCCCACCGGTCCGGCGTCAACGGGGTGAGCAGCTCGTCCGAGGACGCGGTGCTGCCCGGCCGGTCCGGCCACGACGGTGTCCACGATGCGCTCCGTCTCGGTCATCCGGGCGTCGGCCCGTGCCGGACCGCGCCCCGCCTCGACGACGAGCCGGTCCCGGACGACGCCGGCCAGCAGCCGGACCCGCGTCGACCGATGAGTTCCGCCGCCCCCGGCGGTCCACCGTCGCGACGCGGTCCGCGCGTTCACCGAGGAGGCCCCATGCCCCGCACCCGGGTGCACAACCTGTTCATCTCGCTCGACGGCTACGCCGCCGGCGACCACGTGACCCTCGACGCCCCGATCGGCGACGCCGGACGGCTCTTCGCCGGGTTCGACGGGCGGTTCATCCACGGGATCGGCGGGGTGGACGCCCCCGTCACCCTGGACCGCGCCCTGACCAGCACGTGGGCCCAGGGCATCGGCGCCGAGATCATGGGGCGGCGCAAGTTCGGCCCGCAGACCGGCCCCTGGACCGACGACGGCTGGCAGGGCTGGTGGGACGACGAGCCCCCGTTCCACACCCCGGTGTTCGTCATGACCCACCACCCGCGGCCGCCGATCGAGTTCGCGAACGGGACGAGCTTCCACTTCGTCGACGGGTCGGCGCAGGAAGTGCTGACGGTCGCGCAGAAGGCCGCGGGCGACCTGGACGTGCGACTCGGTGGGGGACCCTCGACGATCCGGCAGTTCCTCGACGCCGACCTGGTCGACGTCATGCACGTGGTGATCCTGCCGATCGTGCTGGGGCGTGGGGTGTCCCCGTGGGAGGGGCTGAAGGGAGTCGAGGACCGGTTCACGGTCGAGTCGGTCGCCTCGCCGAGTGGGCGCATCCACCAGTTCTGGAACCGGAAGGTCTGACGCCCGTGGGTTTCCTCAGCTACTCCATGAGCATGTCCCTCGACGGCTTCGTCGAGGACCCCACCGGCAGCATCGCCTTCGGCGACCCCGACGAGGAGGTGCACCGCCTGTCCAACGACCAGACCCGGGCGACGTCGGTGTTCCTGTTCGGCCGCAACCTCTACGACATCATGGAGGACTTCTGGACCGCCCCCGAGCGGGCGGACGGCCACCCGGTGGAGGCGGAGTTCGCGCACCTCTACACCGCGATCCCCCGGGTGGTGTTCTCCGACTCGCTGACCTCCGTCGCGCCCGGGTGCCGTCTCGTCCGCCGGGCCGACGCCCTGGAGGAGGTGGCCCGGCTGAAGGAGGAGACCGACGGCGAGCTGGCCGTGGGCGGGCCCGGTCTGGCCGCGTCGCTGCTGGACCTGGTCGACGAGTTCCGCCCGCGGGTGGTGCCGGTCGTCCTCGGCGGCGGGAAGCGGTACCTGCCGCTCGGGGCGGACCTGCGGCTGCGCCTGGTCGAGCAGCGCGTGTTCGACGGCGGGACCGTGCACCTGCGCTATCAGCGCGTCCGCTGACCCGCGCCGGACACCTCAGGCGGGGGAGAGGCGCTCGGTGAGGACGCCCCTGCGGTAACCGTCCTGCTCGGCGGGCGGAGCATCGGGTGGTACGCCGATCTGCACCGCCGCGTCGCCGCCGTCGTCCCCGGACTGCGCACCGGGGCCGTCGACGGCGCCGGGGACCTCGTGCACGTCGAGCAGCCTGAGGCGTTCGCGAAGGCCGCACTCGCCGGGGTCGCCCGCGGCGCGTGAGCGTCAGGCGTCGCCGACCGAGGAGATGGCAGGAGAGACCGCCGCGCGGCCCCGCACTCATCGGTCGCGCAGCGCGTCGTCCAGTGCGGTGGTCAGCGCGGCGACGCGGCTGCGGCCGGCCGCCGCGCGCGGGTAGCGGCACAGGACGTCGACCAGCTCCGGTGTCGCGCGCCGCCGGGCACGGTCGAGCTGCGCGTCGCCGCTGCGGGGCGCGTCGCCGTCGGCCAGCTCGACGGCGTGGGCGGCGTGGGCTGCCGCGCGCAGGATGTGCCCGACCTGGGTGGCCTTCGCCAGTGGGTGCAGGTAGGCGGACGCGGCGGCGTCGGCGGCGGCCAGTGCGGCGTGCCTGCCGGCCGGGGTGTGGGCGTCCTTCGCCGCCCGCGCAGCGTCGACGGCGGTCACCCGCTGCAGCCGCGACCGCTCGGCGCCGTCGGCGAAGGCCCACGCCGCGGCGAGCGCCGCGCGGGGGCGGCCGTCGTCGGGCGCGTCGAACAGGGGGAGGGCCTCGGCGGCGCACTCCGCGGCGAACCGGGTCACGACCCGCAGGTCGGCCATGGTGAGGGTGACGTCCCCCGGTCCGATCCGTGCCATCGCAGCACCTTCCCGTGCCGCGCGCACCTTCGCCAGGACGGGCTCGTGTCCACGACGGTGGAAACGGGCTGCGCATGACCGGCCGCCACCACGAGAGCTGCCTCGGCGACCCCCGCCGGACCGCCCGGAGAAGCTGCGCACCATCCTGCGCCGGCCCGTCACCGACGCGTGATCACCGGTCGTGGAGCGGAGCGTTCGCGAGGCGGTCGCTGCGCTCCACAACCGGTGATCACGGGCGCTCAGGCCGGGCGGTACCGGTACCGCGCCAGGTAGACGCAGTACCCGACGATCCCGGCGACCAGCAGCGCCAGCACCACCCAGACCGCTCCGACCGGCAGCCTCGGCGGATCTGTGCGGGTGGCGTACACCGCCGTCACCGGGACCACGGTGAGCAGGAACAGGGTCGCGCCGAAGGTCCGGCCCATGTCCTCGGCGAGCATGTGGCGCAGCCGTCCGATCCGCTGCGGCGCCGTCCAGTAGTCGCGGTGCGGCACCGACACCCGTGCCAGCGAGCCGGTCGCGACCAGGCGGTAGAGCCCGGCGCCGATCCCGGCGACGAGCAGCCCGAACAGCGTGCCGAGCGTCAGGAACCAGGCGCGGCTGCCGAACGCGGTCGGCACGCCCGTGGGGTCGAAGTGCAGCGGCACCCGGTCCTCGGGGAGCTCACCGGCCGCCCACACCAGGGCGAACGCGTAGAACACCGAGCCGGCGAGGAGCGGGAACCAGGGGCGCACCGCCCGGATCATTCCGGGTCGCCGGCCGGTCCGCGCGCCGTGGCGGGAGCGAGCCGGTCGAGCATCGCGGTCAGGGTCCGCCGGGCGCGGTCGACGGGGGCGCCGTGCAGCGCGACCTCCGTGCTGAGCCCCGCGGTCAGGGCGAGCAGGGCGTGCGCGTCGGTGTCGGGGTCGGCCGACCCGGCGTCGCCGACGACCCGGACGGCGAGGGCACGGATCTCGTCGTCGCCGTCGGTGAGGATCGCCCGCGCGCGCTCGTCGACCTCGCGGGTGGCGAAGGCGGCGTGGATGCGCAGCGCGTCACGGGTCCGCGGATGCTCACCGAGCAGCTCGTCGAGGATCGTCGCGAGGACGGTCCGGTCGCCGCCGCCCACAGCCCGGGCCCTGGTCTCGATCCGCTCCTCCATCTGCCGGTGCGACCGGTCCAGGGCGTGCAGCAGCAGTGCGTCCTTGCTGGCGAAGTAGTGCTGGACACGGCCCATCGAGATGCCGGCCTCGGCTGCGACCGAGCGCAGCGAGACCGCCTCGGTGCCCGACCGTGCGACGAGCGCGAGCACGGCGTCGGCGATCTCGGAGCGGCGGGTGTCGTGGTCGACGGAGCGGGGCACGACGTCACCGTAGCAATGCGGTCGCATTGACAACTCGAGCCGCACACTGTTGCAATGCGAGCGCATTGCAATCTGGGGAGGGCATGTGAAGACGGCACAGAACGTCGCCGGGTTCCTCGGGGTGGTCCTCGGCGTGATCCCGCTGCTGCAGTACCTGGTCACCGGCCGGATCGGCCTGTGGTCCTTCGTGGTCGGCGACTCGCCGGCGCTGCCGTGGGCCTACCCCGCGGTCCTGCTCGTGGTCACCGCGGTCGTGGTCGTGGTGGTCGACCGGCGGGAGAAGGCGGGCTGATCCGGTCAGTCCTGCCGCGGCGAGCCGTAGCGCTCGACGGTGAACCCGAGCGCCCGGTAGTGGTCCAGCCACCGGTCGAGAGCGGTGGTGGCGAAGACCGGGGCGACCGAGCGCAGCGTGGACACCGAGGCAGTCTGCCCGCATGCTCGGCGCCGTCGGGGACCTGCCGGTGAACCTGCACCGCTACGCGCAGGGCAGTCCTGAGATCACGCGCTACCTGGTGTTCCGCGACCGGCTCCGCGCCCACGACGACGAGCGGGCGCGCTACGAGGCGCACAAGCGCGGCCTCACCGGACGGGAGCGGGCCGACATGAACCTCTACGCCGACGCCAAGGGTCCGGTCGTCGAGGAAGTCATCGGCCGGGCCGGCGGCCCGCCCCGGCCCTGACCCGGATCAGCCGCCGGGACGCTCCGCCCGCTCGGCGAGCATCCGCTCGGTCGCCGCCCGGACCTCGTCGACACCGATCTCCTCGACGCCGTCGGCGGTCACCGTGATCAGGTTCGGGAAGATCGCCCGGGTGAGGTCGGGGCCCGCGGTGGCGGTGTCGTCGTCGGCGGCGTCCCACAGCGCGTTGACCGCGAGCGCGATCGCGCCGGCCCGGTCGACGCCCGGATCGTGCCGCTTCTTCAGCGACGCCTCGGCGAACTGCGAGCCGGACCCGATGCCGACGTAGCCGGACCGGGCGCGCTTGATGCTGCCGGTCGGGTCGTAGGTGACGATGCGGACCGGGTCGGGGTCGGTCGGGTCGTAGCCGACGAACAGCGGCAGCGCGACGAAGCCCTGCATCGCCGCGCCCAGGTTCTCCCGCACGATGCTCGACAGCCTGCGGACCTTGCCGTCCTGGCTGATCGGCGCGCCCTCGACCTTCTCGTACTGCTCCACCTCGGCCGCGAACATCGTCAGCATCTGCAACGCGTGCCCGACCGACCCGGCGAACCCGGCGGCGGAGGTGTCGTCGATGCCGACGACCTTCACCAGGTCCTTCTGTGCGATCAGGTTGCCGGACGTGGCGCGCCGGTCACCGGCGAGCAGCACGCCGTCGGCCCAGGTCAGGGCGATGATCGTGGTGCCGTGCGGGACGTCCAGGTCGGCCGGGACCCGCTGGGCGGGGTCGCGCGGGAGGTGCGAGGGCAGCAGCTCGGGGGCGTGCGCACGCAGCTGCTCGAGGAACGAGGGTCCGGTCATGAGGGGGAGCGGGCTCCTTCGCACTGCGGGGCGGGGACGGGGCCGATCCTTCCCGTCCGCGGCGCCCCGGTCCACCCGCGGTGGAATGGCACACTCAGGGCGGTGAGCGCACGGAGCCGGGCCGAGTCCTTCTGCACACGCCACGGACTGGGGGTGCCCGTCCTGGAGGCCCCGATGGCCGGGGCCTGCCCACCGGAGCTGGCGGCCGCGGTCGCCGCGGCGGGCGGCATGGGTGCCGCGGGCGTCGTGAACGACACCCCGGAGGCGATCGCCGACTGGGCCGCCCGCTTCCGCGCGCTCGCCGGGACCGCGCCGTTCCAGCTCAACCTGTGGATCCCCGACCCGCCCGCCGACGACGACGTGGGCCTGCAGACCGCCTACCTCGACAGCCTGGGCGGCACACCCGCACCGGCCGGCGGCCCCGGACCGTCGTTCTCCGACCAGCTCGTCGCCGTCCTGGCCGCCCGGCCCGCGGTCGTCTCGACGATCATGGGGCTGTTCACGGCCGAGCAGGTCGCCGCGGTGCACGGTGCGGGCTGCGCCTGGTTCGCGACGGTCACGACCCGCACCGAGGCCATCGCGGCGGAGCGGGCGGGGGCCGACGCCGTCGTCGTGCAGGGCATGGAGGCCGGCGGGCACCGCGGGACCACCGACCCCGCCGACGCCGAGGCCGTCTCGGTCGGGCTGCTCGCGCTCGTCCCGTGGGTGGCCGACGCCGTCGGTGTCCCGGTGGTCGCCGCCGGTGCGATCGGGGACGGCCGGGCCCTGGCCGCCGCGCTCACCCTCGGCGCGAGCGCGGTGCAGGTGGGGACGGCGCTGCTGCGCTGCCCCGAGGCCGGGATCGACGACGGCTGGTCCGCCCGGCTCGACGGCCTCGACCCCACCGGCACGACGACGACCCGTGCCTACACCGGCCGGCTGGCCCGCGGCATCGCCACCGACTACGTCCGCGCCTGGACCGTGCCGGGCGCCCCGGCCCCGGCGCCCTACCCCCATCAGCGACGCCTGGTGGCCCGCTACCGCGCGGGCGAGCCCGGCGCGGTCGACCGGGTCAACCACTGGGCCGGGCAGGCCGCCGGACGTGCGACGACCGACCCGGCGTCCGAGGTCGTCGCCCGGCTGTGGCGCGAGGCGGACCCGCTGCTGCCGTGAGCCCGGCTCAGTCGCGGAAGGGGTCGACCATGTCGTCGAACTCGCCCTTCTTGGCACCGTCGACGAACGCGGAGATCTCGGCCGGGGTGTAGACGAGCACCGGGCCGTCGGGGTCGCGGGCGTTGCGGACCGCGACCTGGCCGTCGTCCAGTACGGCGAACTCCACGTTCCGCCCGCCGGCGGGGCGGCGCCACGTCACGGGGCCGAGATCTGCTGCGCGCGTGCCGTTCGGGTGGGGCATGGGGACCTCCGGGTGTGTCCGCTGCGTCCGTTTGACTGCGGAGAGTGTCGAAAGACTGTGCAAGCGATCTTGCATCCGCACGTGTCATCCGTGACGATGGAAGCACCGACACGCTGAGGGGGCCCGTGAATGCGCCGGTCGACGCACGGATCTGCCGCCGGGTGGCTGTCGTCGTGACCGCCGGACGGATGAACGAGGCCGGCGGACCCGACGTCCTCACGGTGACGTCCGTTCTCGACGGTCGTGCACACAAGGTGACCGACTCGGAACTCTGCGCACCGCACTCGATGCGGACCGGCCGGTATGCGGCCCTGTGTGGCCACCTGGTGTCCCCGGCCCCGCTGATCGACGTCGCCGGGACCCCGTGCGGCCGCTGCGTGCAGCTCGATCCGACGCCACCGGCGGAGGTGACGTCGCGGCGCCCCGCCCGCCGGCGCGGCTGGGGCCTGCGCCGGGTCCTGCCGGCCTGAGTCGTCCGGTACCGGAGCGGGACCCGTCAG harbors:
- a CDS encoding dihydrofolate reductase family protein, yielding MPRTRVHNLFISLDGYAAGDHVTLDAPIGDAGRLFAGFDGRFIHGIGGVDAPVTLDRALTSTWAQGIGAEIMGRRKFGPQTGPWTDDGWQGWWDDEPPFHTPVFVMTHHPRPPIEFANGTSFHFVDGSAQEVLTVAQKAAGDLDVRLGGGPSTIRQFLDADLVDVMHVVILPIVLGRGVSPWEGLKGVEDRFTVESVASPSGRIHQFWNRKV
- a CDS encoding dihydrofolate reductase family protein; this translates as MGFLSYSMSMSLDGFVEDPTGSIAFGDPDEEVHRLSNDQTRATSVFLFGRNLYDIMEDFWTAPERADGHPVEAEFAHLYTAIPRVVFSDSLTSVAPGCRLVRRADALEEVARLKEETDGELAVGGPGLAASLLDLVDEFRPRVVPVVLGGGKRYLPLGADLRLRLVEQRVFDGGTVHLRYQRVR
- a CDS encoding putative immunity protein → MARIGPGDVTLTMADLRVVTRFAAECAAEALPLFDAPDDGRPRAALAAAWAFADGAERSRLQRVTAVDAARAAKDAHTPAGRHAALAAADAAASAYLHPLAKATQVGHILRAAAHAAHAVELADGDAPRSGDAQLDRARRRATPELVDVLCRYPRAAAGRSRVAALTTALDDALRDR
- a CDS encoding DUF1648 domain-containing protein, which gives rise to MRPWFPLLAGSVFYAFALVWAAGELPEDRVPLHFDPTGVPTAFGSRAWFLTLGTLFGLLVAGIGAGLYRLVATGSLARVSVPHRDYWTAPQRIGRLRHMLAEDMGRTFGATLFLLTVVPVTAVYATRTDPPRLPVGAVWVVLALLVAGIVGYCVYLARYRYRPA
- a CDS encoding TetR/AcrR family transcriptional regulator, with translation MPRSVDHDTRRSEIADAVLALVARSGTEAVSLRSVAAEAGISMGRVQHYFASKDALLLHALDRSHRQMEERIETRARAVGGGDRTVLATILDELLGEHPRTRDALRIHAAFATREVDERARAILTDGDDEIRALAVRVVGDAGSADPDTDAHALLALTAGLSTEVALHGAPVDRARRTLTAMLDRLAPATARGPAGDPE
- a CDS encoding GrpB family protein encodes the protein MLGAVGDLPVNLHRYAQGSPEITRYLVFRDRLRAHDDERARYEAHKRGLTGRERADMNLYADAKGPVVEEVIGRAGGPPRP
- the prcB gene encoding proteasome subunit beta — translated: MTGPSFLEQLRAHAPELLPSHLPRDPAQRVPADLDVPHGTTIIALTWADGVLLAGDRRATSGNLIAQKDLVKVVGIDDTSAAGFAGSVGHALQMLTMFAAEVEQYEKVEGAPISQDGKVRRLSSIVRENLGAAMQGFVALPLFVGYDPTDPDPVRIVTYDPTGSIKRARSGYVGIGSGSQFAEASLKKRHDPGVDRAGAIALAVNALWDAADDDTATAGPDLTRAIFPNLITVTADGVEEIGVDEVRAATERMLAERAERPGG
- a CDS encoding NAD(P)H-dependent flavin oxidoreductase, yielding MSARSRAESFCTRHGLGVPVLEAPMAGACPPELAAAVAAAGGMGAAGVVNDTPEAIADWAARFRALAGTAPFQLNLWIPDPPADDDVGLQTAYLDSLGGTPAPAGGPGPSFSDQLVAVLAARPAVVSTIMGLFTAEQVAAVHGAGCAWFATVTTRTEAIAAERAGADAVVVQGMEAGGHRGTTDPADAEAVSVGLLALVPWVADAVGVPVVAAGAIGDGRALAAALTLGASAVQVGTALLRCPEAGIDDGWSARLDGLDPTGTTTTRAYTGRLARGIATDYVRAWTVPGAPAPAPYPHQRRLVARYRAGEPGAVDRVNHWAGQAAGRATTDPASEVVARLWREADPLLP
- a CDS encoding DUF397 domain-containing protein; protein product: MPHPNGTRAADLGPVTWRRPAGGRNVEFAVLDDGQVAVRNARDPDGPVLVYTPAEISAFVDGAKKGEFDDMVDPFRD